A single window of Usitatibacter rugosus DNA harbors:
- a CDS encoding GNAT family N-acetyltransferase, with protein sequence MAELLQALLLDIPEVLETKRLTLRAVGTGHGAESNAAMAESFEQLKPWMPWAKQMQSPEQSEANARETRAKWLAREALDFAWFRKDDGLLVGRGGLHTIEWDIPKFEIGYWVRTSCARQGYATEGTQALVDFARDVLGARRLEIGSDARNMPSRRVAEKCGFTLEGILRQARRDNAGQLADACVYAKTF encoded by the coding sequence GTGGCGGAGCTCCTGCAGGCCCTGCTGCTCGACATCCCCGAGGTCCTCGAGACGAAGCGCCTCACGCTTCGCGCCGTCGGAACAGGCCACGGAGCCGAGTCGAACGCCGCGATGGCCGAATCGTTCGAGCAGCTGAAGCCCTGGATGCCGTGGGCGAAGCAGATGCAGAGCCCCGAGCAGAGCGAGGCCAACGCGCGCGAGACGCGCGCCAAGTGGCTCGCGCGGGAAGCCCTCGATTTCGCCTGGTTCCGCAAGGACGACGGGCTGCTCGTCGGGCGGGGCGGCCTGCACACCATCGAATGGGACATTCCGAAGTTCGAGATCGGCTACTGGGTGCGCACCTCGTGCGCGCGCCAGGGCTATGCGACCGAAGGCACGCAGGCGCTCGTGGATTTCGCGCGCGACGTGCTGGGCGCCCGGCGCCTGGAGATCGGCTCGGACGCGCGCAACATGCCCAGCCGGCGCGTGGCGGAGAAGTGCGGCTTCACGCTGGAGGGCATCCTCCGCCAGGCACGCCGCGACAACGCCGGCCAGCTCGCCGACGCGTGCGTGTACGCGAAGACGTTCTAG
- the pal gene encoding peptidoglycan-associated lipoprotein Pal, translating to MQKAVLYIAVATVLAACGSTETKQDVPVRDTASTTTQPSANTAGNTSSMTNPRVAGNPLTDPSNILSKRSVFFDYDSNAVKDEFRPVVQAHSKYMTADKRDSKIRIEGNCDERGSREYNLALGQRRAEAVKKVMTVLGVQDGRIETVSFGEEKPQSQGHDEGAYAQNRRADIKYSGE from the coding sequence ATGCAAAAAGCTGTCCTCTACATCGCTGTTGCCACCGTGCTCGCCGCTTGCGGCAGCACCGAGACGAAGCAGGACGTTCCCGTCCGCGACACCGCTTCGACCACCACGCAACCCTCGGCCAACACCGCCGGCAACACGTCGTCGATGACCAACCCGCGCGTGGCCGGCAACCCGCTCACGGATCCGAGCAACATCCTGTCGAAGCGCAGCGTGTTCTTCGACTACGACTCCAACGCGGTGAAGGACGAGTTCCGCCCGGTCGTGCAGGCGCACTCCAAGTACATGACGGCCGACAAGCGCGATTCGAAGATCCGCATCGAAGGCAATTGCGACGAGCGCGGCAGCCGCGAGTACAACCTCGCGCTCGGCCAGCGCCGCGCCGAAGCGGTGAAGAAAGTGATGACCGTGCTCGGCGTGCAGGACGGCCGCATCGAGACCGTGAGCTTCGGCGAGGAGAAGCCGCAGTCGCAGGGTCATGACGAAGGCGCCTACGCGCAGAACCGACGCGCCGACATCAAGTACTCGGGTGAGTAA
- the ruvA gene encoding Holliday junction branch migration protein RuvA, translating into MIGRISGELAEKNPPQVVVLAGGVGYEIDVPMSTFYNLPRVGDKVVLLTHLVVREDAHLLFGFLTAHERTTFRQLLKISGVGPKVALSVLSGLSVDDLAAAVASEDAARLMRVPGIGKKTAERLVLELRDRLPVAVALTKAGTTPGSDVLNALMGLGYNDREAQAAVKQLPPDLALTDAIRQALKLLAKP; encoded by the coding sequence GTGATCGGACGCATCTCGGGCGAGCTCGCGGAGAAGAATCCGCCCCAGGTCGTCGTCCTGGCCGGCGGCGTGGGCTACGAGATCGACGTGCCGATGAGCACGTTCTATAACCTGCCGCGCGTGGGCGACAAGGTGGTGCTCCTCACGCACCTCGTCGTTCGCGAAGATGCGCACCTGCTGTTCGGGTTCCTCACGGCGCATGAACGCACGACGTTCCGCCAGCTCCTCAAGATCAGCGGCGTGGGGCCCAAGGTGGCGCTGTCGGTGCTCTCGGGCCTGTCCGTCGACGACCTCGCCGCGGCCGTTGCCTCCGAGGATGCAGCGCGCCTCATGCGCGTTCCCGGCATCGGCAAGAAGACCGCGGAGCGGCTCGTGCTGGAGCTTCGCGACCGCCTGCCCGTGGCCGTGGCTCTCACCAAGGCCGGGACCACGCCGGGAAGCGACGTCCTCAATGCGCTCATGGGGCTTGGCTATAATGACCGCGAGGCCCAGGCCGCGGTGAAACAGCTGCCCCCGGACCTCGCGCTGACCGATGCCATCCGGCAGGCGCTGAAACTCCTCGCGAAGCCCTGA
- the ruvC gene encoding crossover junction endodeoxyribonuclease RuvC: MAVIRILGIDPGLAVTGYGLVEKDGQKLAYVASGRIRSRLTDSLPIRLSSILEGLAEVIAGYAPGEVAVEEVFVNVNPKSTLLLGQARGAAISAAVLAKLPVAEYTAMQVKQAVVGNGHAKKEQVQEMVKRLLKLPGVPSPDAADALACAICHAHGGLGLGAIVTRGRRVKRGRLS; this comes from the coding sequence GTGGCGGTGATTCGCATCCTCGGCATCGACCCGGGGCTCGCGGTGACTGGCTATGGCCTGGTCGAGAAGGACGGGCAGAAGCTCGCGTATGTCGCGAGCGGCCGCATCCGTTCGCGTCTCACCGACAGCCTGCCCATCCGGCTCTCCTCGATCCTCGAGGGCCTCGCAGAGGTCATCGCGGGCTATGCTCCGGGGGAAGTCGCCGTGGAAGAGGTGTTCGTCAACGTGAATCCCAAGTCGACGCTGCTGCTGGGCCAGGCGCGCGGGGCCGCGATCTCCGCGGCCGTCCTCGCGAAGCTGCCCGTGGCCGAGTACACGGCCATGCAGGTGAAGCAGGCGGTGGTAGGCAACGGGCACGCGAAGAAGGAGCAGGTCCAGGAGATGGTGAAGCGCTTGCTGAAGCTCCCCGGTGTACCGAGCCCGGACGCGGCCGATGCGCTGGCTTGCGCCATCTGCCACGCGCATGGCGGGCTGGGGCTGGGTGCCATCGTGACGCGGGGCCGGCGCGTGAAGCGCGGGAGGCTCTCGTGA
- the ybgC gene encoding tol-pal system-associated acyl-CoA thioesterase, whose protein sequence is MSRIAVKPRLQPELFTYSFPVRVYYENTDAGGVVYHAEYLKFLERARTEWLRHLGFDHQVLGRNHKVVFVVSSMAIDFIKPARLDDMVSVSVQLESLGKVRSVFVQEVRREDEVLVKAKVTVACLTVDSFKPVEIPEPLRRKMEASQ, encoded by the coding sequence GTGAGCCGCATCGCCGTGAAGCCGCGCCTGCAGCCGGAGCTGTTCACGTATTCGTTCCCCGTCCGCGTCTACTACGAGAACACCGACGCCGGCGGCGTGGTCTACCACGCGGAGTACCTGAAGTTCCTCGAGCGGGCGCGCACCGAGTGGCTGCGCCACCTCGGGTTCGACCACCAGGTCCTCGGACGCAACCATAAGGTGGTCTTCGTGGTCTCTTCCATGGCGATCGATTTCATCAAGCCCGCGCGGCTGGACGACATGGTCTCCGTGAGCGTCCAGCTGGAGTCGCTGGGCAAGGTTCGAAGTGTCTTCGTGCAGGAGGTCCGCCGGGAGGACGAAGTGCTGGTGAAGGCCAAGGTGACCGTGGCCTGCCTCACCGTCGATTCGTTCAAACCCGTCGAGATCCCCGAGCCGTTAAGGAGAAAGATGGAGGCCAGCCAATGA
- a CDS encoding YeeE/YedE family protein, producing MGTAANLPWIVAAGGFLLAFVFGAVANRTNFCTMGAVSDIVNMGHWGRMRMWLLAIAVAIVGTNLLAATGQIDLAKSFYTRPNVTWLSYILGGFLFGVGMTLGSGCGSKTLVRMGGGNLKSVIVFVFLGIAAYMTLKGLFAVWRISWIDPVATDLGRGQDLPTLASALTGASLKAMQLAVAGIVAVALIAFVVKDREFRESFDHWLGGIAIGLVIVGGWYLTGHVGYAENPQTLEDTYFGTNSRTIESLSFVAPVGYTLELLMLWSDKSLAITFGIAATAGIVCGSLAYALWSRTFRWEGFVNAEDTANHIIGGTLMGFGGVTALGCTIGQGLSGFSTLAVGSILTFFAIVAGAALTMKWQYDRMLREA from the coding sequence TTGGGTACCGCCGCCAACCTTCCCTGGATCGTCGCCGCCGGCGGTTTCCTCCTCGCGTTCGTGTTCGGTGCCGTGGCGAACCGCACCAACTTCTGCACCATGGGCGCGGTCTCCGACATCGTGAACATGGGCCACTGGGGACGCATGCGGATGTGGCTGCTCGCGATCGCAGTGGCCATCGTCGGCACCAACCTCCTCGCGGCCACCGGGCAGATCGACCTCGCGAAATCGTTCTACACGCGGCCCAACGTCACTTGGCTCTCGTACATCCTCGGCGGTTTCCTCTTCGGCGTGGGCATGACGCTGGGCTCGGGCTGCGGAAGCAAGACGCTGGTTCGCATGGGCGGCGGCAACCTGAAGTCGGTCATCGTCTTCGTGTTCCTGGGCATCGCCGCGTACATGACGCTGAAGGGCCTGTTCGCGGTGTGGCGGATCTCCTGGATCGATCCCGTCGCCACGGATCTCGGCCGCGGCCAGGATCTCCCCACGCTCGCGAGTGCCTTGACGGGCGCGTCCCTGAAGGCGATGCAGCTTGCCGTGGCGGGGATCGTCGCGGTGGCGCTCATCGCGTTCGTCGTGAAGGACCGGGAGTTCCGCGAGAGCTTCGACCATTGGCTGGGCGGCATCGCGATCGGCCTGGTGATCGTCGGCGGCTGGTATCTCACCGGCCACGTTGGCTACGCGGAGAACCCGCAGACGCTCGAGGACACGTACTTCGGCACCAACAGCCGCACGATCGAATCGCTCTCGTTCGTGGCCCCGGTCGGCTACACGCTCGAGCTGCTGATGCTGTGGAGCGACAAGTCGCTCGCCATCACCTTCGGCATCGCGGCGACGGCCGGCATCGTGTGCGGCTCGCTCGCCTACGCCCTGTGGTCGCGCACGTTCCGCTGGGAGGGTTTCGTGAACGCCGAAGACACCGCGAACCACATCATCGGCGGCACGCTCATGGGATTCGGCGGCGTGACGGCCCTGGGCTGCACCATCGGACAGGGGCTGAGCGGCTTTTCGACGCTCGCCGTGGGCTCGATCCTCACTTTTTTCGCCATCGTCGCGGGCGCCGCGCTCACGATGAAATGGCAGTACGACCGGATGCTGCGCGAGGCATGA
- the ybgF gene encoding tol-pal system protein YbgF, which produces MSKPYGLRLLAAGAFAALAASAIPAHAGLFDDEEARRRIELIKQELAQQGKDNEARIARLEEQIRNIGVVELLRQIDGLNAEIARLRGSIEVLTNQNEQLQKRQKDFYLDLDSRLTRLEGGPAKPAGAGTPSIAPPESSAPPASTIQASARPATKDDQAREIKAYDAASNLFRRNDFASAIDAFRAFLKDYPQSPLAPNAEYWIGIGYANLKDYRNALATQEGLLQRYPQSPKAPDALLAIAALQAEQGDNGSARNTLEDIIARYPGSEAAGKARTRLASLRR; this is translated from the coding sequence GTGAGTAAGCCGTACGGGCTTCGCCTGCTCGCTGCCGGCGCCTTCGCGGCGCTGGCGGCCTCCGCGATTCCCGCGCATGCCGGCCTCTTCGACGACGAGGAGGCGCGCCGGCGCATCGAGCTGATCAAGCAGGAGCTCGCGCAGCAAGGCAAGGACAACGAAGCGCGCATCGCGCGCCTCGAGGAGCAGATCCGCAACATCGGCGTGGTGGAGCTGCTGCGCCAGATCGACGGCCTGAATGCGGAGATCGCGCGCCTGCGCGGCAGCATCGAGGTGCTCACGAACCAGAACGAGCAGCTCCAGAAGCGCCAGAAGGATTTCTACCTCGACCTCGATTCGCGCCTGACGCGCCTCGAGGGCGGCCCGGCGAAGCCCGCCGGAGCCGGCACGCCGAGCATCGCGCCCCCCGAGTCGAGCGCGCCGCCCGCGTCGACGATCCAGGCCTCGGCCCGTCCGGCCACGAAGGATGACCAGGCCCGCGAGATCAAGGCCTACGACGCGGCCTCGAACCTCTTCCGGCGCAACGACTTCGCCTCGGCGATCGACGCGTTCCGGGCATTCCTGAAGGACTATCCGCAGAGCCCGCTCGCGCCCAACGCCGAGTACTGGATCGGCATCGGCTACGCGAACCTCAAGGATTACCGCAACGCCCTCGCCACGCAGGAGGGCTTGCTTCAGCGCTATCCGCAATCGCCCAAGGCGCCCGATGCGCTGCTCGCCATCGCCGCGCTGCAAGCGGAGCAGGGCGACAACGGCAGCGCCCGCAACACGCTCGAGGACATCATCGCGCGTTACCCCGGCTCCGAAGCCGCGGGCAAGGCGCGCACGCGCCTCGCTTCCCTGCGCCGGTAG
- the tolQ gene encoding protein TolQ — MIVTHDLTVIGMIVNASIVVKVVMAILVMASLLSWTYIFMKLFQIRRARRLADDFEREFWSGSDLVGLYQRAANGRYVTVGLERIFEAGFKEFLKLKGRAGSDVTALLEGTRRAMKAAYQRELDALESHLSFLATVGSVSPYIGLFGTVWGIMNAFRGLSNVAQATLAQVAPGIAEALVATAIGLFAAIPAVIAYNRFAHDIDRLAGRYESFIEELSNILQRQSHQTER, encoded by the coding sequence ATGATCGTGACCCACGACCTGACGGTCATCGGGATGATCGTCAACGCGAGCATCGTCGTGAAGGTCGTCATGGCGATCCTCGTGATGGCTTCCCTGCTCTCGTGGACGTACATCTTCATGAAGCTCTTCCAGATCCGGCGGGCTCGCCGCCTGGCGGACGATTTCGAGCGCGAGTTCTGGAGCGGCTCCGACCTCGTGGGGCTCTACCAGCGCGCGGCCAACGGGCGCTACGTGACGGTCGGCCTGGAGCGCATCTTCGAAGCCGGCTTCAAGGAGTTCCTGAAGCTGAAGGGCCGCGCGGGATCGGATGTGACCGCGCTCCTCGAGGGCACGCGCCGGGCCATGAAGGCCGCTTACCAGCGCGAGCTGGACGCGCTCGAGTCGCACCTGAGCTTCCTCGCCACCGTGGGCTCCGTGAGCCCGTACATCGGCCTCTTCGGCACGGTGTGGGGGATCATGAACGCGTTCCGGGGCCTGTCGAACGTCGCGCAGGCCACGCTCGCCCAGGTGGCGCCCGGGATCGCCGAGGCGCTCGTCGCCACCGCGATCGGCCTCTTCGCGGCGATCCCGGCGGTGATCGCGTACAACCGCTTCGCGCACGACATCGACCGCCTCGCGGGGCGCTACGAGAGCTTCATCGAGGAGCTCTCCAACATCCTGCAGCGCCAGTCGCACCAGACGGAGCGCTAG
- a CDS encoding YebC/PmpR family DNA-binding transcriptional regulator, with translation MAGHSKWANIQHRKGRQDAKRGKIFTRLIKEITVAAKMGGGDPNMNPRLRLAVDKAYENNMPKDNVERAIKRGTGGLDGVNYEEIRYEGYGLHGAAIIVDCLTDNRVRTVAEVRHAFTKFGGNMGASNSVAFLFKHCGQLLYAPGTNEEKLMDAALEAGAEDVVSSEDGSIEVITDPHEFARIKAAMEKSGFKAELAEVTMKASTETEFTGEDAVTMQKLLDALESLDDVQEVYTNAVIAGA, from the coding sequence ATGGCAGGCCATAGCAAGTGGGCGAACATCCAGCACCGCAAGGGCCGCCAGGACGCCAAGCGCGGCAAGATCTTCACCCGCCTCATCAAGGAAATCACCGTCGCCGCGAAGATGGGCGGGGGTGATCCCAACATGAATCCGCGGCTGCGCCTTGCGGTCGACAAGGCGTACGAGAACAACATGCCGAAGGACAACGTCGAGCGCGCGATCAAGCGCGGCACCGGCGGCCTGGACGGCGTGAACTACGAGGAGATCCGCTACGAGGGCTACGGCCTCCACGGCGCGGCCATCATCGTCGACTGCCTCACCGACAATCGCGTCCGCACGGTGGCCGAAGTCCGCCACGCGTTCACCAAGTTCGGCGGCAACATGGGTGCTTCCAATTCCGTCGCCTTCCTGTTCAAGCATTGCGGCCAGCTGCTCTACGCGCCCGGCACGAACGAGGAGAAGCTGATGGACGCCGCCCTCGAGGCCGGAGCCGAGGACGTCGTCTCGAGCGAGGACGGCTCGATCGAGGTGATCACCGATCCGCACGAATTCGCCCGCATCAAGGCGGCGATGGAGAAGTCCGGCTTCAAGGCGGAGCTCGCCGAGGTCACGATGAAGGCCTCCACCGAGACCGAGTTCACCGGCGAGGACGCGGTCACGATGCAGAAGCTCCTCGACGCGCTCGAGTCGCTCGACGACGTCCAGGAGGTCTACACCAACGCGGTGATCGCGGGGGCCTAG
- the tolA gene encoding cell envelope integrity protein TolA produces MPRSVKETPPALEKRSQPGRLRAIILAVIVHAIFFGLIVFGVTWQNKPEAPVEAELWKEMPPTPRTGSKPPEPDPTPPKPEPDPPKVEPKPEPVKPPPEPPKPVKAEPPKPDPAVAEKVEREKREKEKREKVEREKQEKEKREAEKKRQDDAKKKADDAKKKQEDAKKKQEDDRVRKEADQAREAASAVRQKEFDRYVNNIRAKIQGKANPPDNTTGRPEVVVRIRILPGGEVLEAQITRPSGNRAYDEAILRGIRSASPLPVPPADSELFPQFRDLNLNFTHER; encoded by the coding sequence GTGCCACGATCGGTGAAGGAGACGCCGCCCGCCCTGGAGAAGCGCAGCCAGCCGGGACGGCTGCGCGCGATCATCCTTGCTGTCATCGTGCACGCGATCTTCTTCGGGCTGATCGTGTTCGGCGTGACGTGGCAGAACAAGCCCGAGGCTCCCGTGGAAGCCGAGCTGTGGAAAGAGATGCCTCCCACGCCCCGCACCGGGTCGAAGCCGCCGGAACCGGATCCCACGCCCCCCAAGCCCGAGCCCGATCCGCCGAAGGTCGAGCCCAAGCCCGAGCCGGTGAAGCCGCCGCCCGAGCCCCCGAAGCCCGTCAAGGCCGAGCCGCCGAAGCCCGACCCGGCCGTGGCCGAGAAGGTCGAGCGCGAGAAGCGGGAGAAGGAGAAGCGCGAGAAGGTGGAGCGCGAGAAGCAGGAGAAAGAGAAGCGCGAGGCCGAGAAGAAGCGCCAGGACGACGCGAAGAAGAAGGCCGACGACGCGAAGAAAAAGCAGGAGGACGCGAAGAAGAAGCAGGAGGACGATCGCGTCCGCAAGGAAGCGGACCAGGCCCGCGAGGCGGCCTCGGCCGTGCGCCAGAAGGAGTTCGACCGGTATGTGAACAACATCCGGGCTAAAATCCAGGGCAAGGCCAACCCGCCCGACAACACAACCGGCAGGCCCGAGGTCGTGGTGCGCATCCGGATCCTGCCCGGCGGCGAGGTCCTCGAGGCCCAGATCACCCGCCCGAGCGGCAACCGGGCCTACGACGAGGCCATCTTGAGAGGCATTCGCAGCGCGTCGCCGCTGCCCGTACCCCCGGCCGATTCGGAACTTTTTCCCCAATTCCGGGACCTTAACCTTAACTTCACGCATGAACGCTAG
- the ruvB gene encoding Holliday junction branch migration DNA helicase RuvB codes for MIEADRLIAGSTASPQEEGEERALRPRQLAEYVGQVKIREQLEIFISAARTRKESLDHVLLFGPPGLGKTTLAHIIAREMGVNLRQTSGPVLERAGDLAAILTNLEPNDVLFIDEIHRLNPVVEEILYPALEDFQLDLMIGEGPAARSVKLDLPPFTLVGATTRAGMLTNPLRDRFGIVARLEFYTDSELSHIVKRSAGLLEVRIEDNGADEIAKRSRGTPRIANRLLRRVRDYAEVKAQGIVTSPVADQALRMLDVDAIGLDLMDRKLLLAVIEKFGGGPVGVENLAAAIGEERDTIEDVLEPFLIQQGYLQRTQRGRIATALCYRHFGIVAHPPGREGELFP; via the coding sequence TTGATTGAAGCCGATCGACTGATCGCCGGATCGACTGCCTCGCCCCAGGAAGAGGGCGAGGAGCGCGCCCTTCGGCCCCGCCAGCTGGCCGAGTACGTGGGCCAGGTGAAGATCCGCGAACAGCTGGAGATCTTCATCTCCGCGGCGCGCACCCGCAAGGAATCCCTCGACCACGTCCTGCTGTTCGGCCCGCCCGGCCTCGGCAAGACCACGCTCGCGCACATCATCGCGCGCGAGATGGGCGTGAACCTGCGGCAGACCTCGGGTCCGGTTCTCGAGCGCGCGGGCGATCTCGCGGCGATCCTCACCAACCTCGAGCCCAACGACGTCCTCTTCATCGACGAGATCCACCGGCTGAATCCCGTCGTCGAGGAGATCCTCTATCCGGCGCTGGAGGACTTCCAGCTGGACCTCATGATCGGCGAGGGCCCGGCCGCGCGCTCGGTGAAGCTCGACCTTCCGCCGTTCACGCTGGTGGGTGCCACCACGCGCGCGGGCATGCTCACGAACCCGCTGCGCGACCGGTTCGGGATCGTCGCGCGCCTGGAGTTCTACACCGACAGCGAGCTCTCGCACATCGTGAAGCGCTCGGCGGGGCTGCTCGAGGTGCGCATCGAGGACAACGGCGCCGACGAGATCGCCAAGCGCTCGCGCGGCACGCCGCGCATCGCCAACCGCCTGCTGCGGCGGGTGCGTGACTATGCCGAGGTGAAGGCCCAGGGGATCGTCACGTCGCCCGTGGCCGACCAGGCGCTGCGCATGCTCGACGTGGACGCGATCGGCCTCGACCTCATGGACCGGAAGCTCCTGCTCGCCGTGATCGAGAAGTTCGGCGGCGGGCCGGTCGGCGTGGAGAACCTGGCCGCGGCCATCGGCGAGGAGCGCGACACGATCGAGGACGTGCTCGAGCCCTTCCTCATCCAGCAGGGCTATCTCCAGCGCACGCAGCGGGGGCGCATCGCGACCGCGCTCTGCTATCGGCACTTCGGCATCGTCGCCCATCCCCCCGGCCGGGAAGGAGAGCTGTTTCCGTGA
- the tolR gene encoding protein TolR produces MARRTRRAMAEINVVPYIDVMLVLLIIFMVAAPLINPGQIDLPQVAQKLDPAVAPMEVRVRANGDLAVVDRAKSPEEQIVRRDGLVQLIRQAQKANPDQAIVIAGDKAVRYEEVLKVMDILQQNQVKRIGLLARPAGP; encoded by the coding sequence ATGGCCCGCCGCACGCGCCGCGCGATGGCCGAGATCAACGTGGTGCCGTACATCGACGTGATGCTCGTGCTGCTGATCATCTTCATGGTGGCCGCTCCGCTCATCAACCCGGGGCAGATCGACCTCCCGCAGGTGGCCCAGAAGCTCGATCCCGCCGTGGCGCCTATGGAGGTGCGAGTGAGGGCGAATGGAGACCTCGCCGTCGTCGACCGCGCGAAATCGCCGGAGGAGCAGATCGTCCGGCGCGACGGGCTGGTGCAGTTGATCCGCCAGGCGCAGAAGGCCAATCCCGACCAGGCGATCGTGATCGCCGGGGACAAGGCCGTGCGCTACGAGGAGGTCCTGAAGGTGATGGACATCCTCCAGCAGAACCAGGTGAAGCGCATCGGGCTGCTCGCGCGTCCCGCGGGGCCCTGA
- the tolB gene encoding Tol-Pal system beta propeller repeat protein TolB, whose product MTRYLLTFLASLLFAAAAQAQLTIEIPTAAGRQIPVAVMPLKGEDGQPQAISSVVSDDLKRSGLFRLVNTVGISPLPTEPSEVTFPDWTARTAEALVIGKVDPLPDGRVEVRFRLFDVAKQSQLASYSYVVAPAQLRATAHRIADVIYERLTGDKGVFSTKITYVVKRGTRYELQVSDADGFNPQTVLASNEPIISPSWSPDGSRLAYVSFDQKKPVVVVQNLAQGTTKVVAGFRGNNSAPSWSPDGSQVAVALSKDGLTQIYRVPSGGGDAQRLTDSSGIDTQPAFSPDGQWIAFTSDRGGTPQVYRMPAAGGPAQRMTFDGTYNVGPRFSPDGKSLAYVQRDAGRFRIALLEIATGQVTVLTEGSLDDSPSFAPNGKIILYEAQAGGRGQLAAVSTDGRVRQRLASAAGDVRDPAWGPFPTN is encoded by the coding sequence ATGACGCGCTACCTGCTGACTTTCCTCGCTTCCCTCCTCTTCGCTGCCGCCGCCCAGGCCCAGCTCACGATCGAGATCCCCACGGCCGCCGGGCGCCAGATTCCCGTGGCCGTGATGCCCCTCAAGGGGGAGGACGGGCAGCCCCAGGCCATCAGCTCGGTCGTGAGCGACGACCTCAAGCGCAGCGGCCTCTTCCGGCTCGTGAACACGGTCGGCATCAGCCCGCTGCCCACGGAGCCCTCCGAGGTCACGTTCCCCGACTGGACGGCCCGCACGGCGGAGGCGCTCGTCATCGGCAAGGTGGATCCGCTGCCCGACGGGCGTGTCGAAGTTCGCTTCCGCCTCTTCGACGTCGCCAAGCAATCCCAGCTCGCGAGCTACTCGTACGTCGTGGCCCCCGCGCAGCTGCGCGCCACCGCGCACCGCATCGCCGACGTGATCTACGAACGCCTCACGGGCGACAAGGGCGTCTTCTCCACCAAGATCACGTACGTGGTGAAGCGGGGCACCCGCTACGAGCTGCAGGTCTCGGATGCCGACGGCTTCAACCCGCAGACGGTGCTCGCCTCGAACGAGCCGATCATCTCGCCGTCGTGGTCGCCCGACGGCAGCCGCCTCGCCTACGTGTCGTTCGACCAGAAGAAGCCCGTGGTCGTCGTGCAGAACCTCGCGCAGGGCACGACCAAGGTCGTCGCCGGATTCCGCGGCAACAACAGCGCCCCGTCGTGGTCGCCCGACGGCAGCCAGGTCGCCGTGGCCCTGAGCAAGGACGGCCTCACGCAGATCTATCGCGTGCCTTCCGGCGGCGGGGATGCGCAGCGCCTCACCGATTCGAGCGGCATCGATACGCAGCCCGCGTTTTCGCCCGACGGCCAGTGGATCGCCTTCACGTCCGACCGCGGCGGCACGCCGCAGGTCTACCGCATGCCGGCCGCGGGCGGTCCCGCGCAGCGCATGACCTTCGACGGCACCTACAACGTCGGCCCGCGCTTCAGTCCCGACGGCAAGAGCCTTGCGTACGTGCAGCGCGACGCGGGCCGTTTCCGCATCGCCCTGCTCGAGATCGCGACGGGGCAGGTCACGGTGCTCACCGAGGGCAGCCTCGACGATTCACCGTCCTTCGCCCCCAACGGTAAGATCATTCTCTACGAAGCCCAGGCCGGCGGCCGTGGGCAACTTGCGGCCGTTTCCACGGACGGTCGAGTCCGCCAGCGCCTGGCCTCCGCGGCCGGCGACGTGCGGGATCCCGCGTGGGGCCCCTTCCCGACCAATTGA
- the queC gene encoding 7-cyano-7-deazaguanine synthase QueC: MKSAVVLVSGGLDSATVLAIAKAEGWECHALSVDYGQRHKAELHAATQIARALGAVEHRVAHVGLGLFGGSALTDASIDVPIESTGGIPITYVPARNTVFLSLALAHAEVTGSDAVFTGANAVDYSGYPDCRPEYLAAFEAMANLATKRAVEGSPIAIRAPIVRLSKADIVRRGHELGVDFALTVSCYNADAAGRACAQCDACRFRREGFATAGLPDPTRYQPGVT; the protein is encoded by the coding sequence GTGAAATCCGCCGTCGTCCTGGTCTCGGGCGGTCTCGATTCCGCGACGGTGCTCGCCATCGCGAAGGCCGAGGGCTGGGAATGCCACGCGCTCTCGGTCGACTACGGACAGCGCCACAAGGCGGAGCTGCACGCGGCCACGCAGATCGCGCGCGCGCTGGGTGCGGTGGAGCATCGTGTCGCGCACGTGGGGCTCGGCCTGTTCGGCGGCTCGGCGCTCACCGACGCTTCCATCGACGTCCCCATTGAATCCACGGGCGGCATCCCCATCACGTACGTCCCCGCACGGAACACCGTGTTCCTCTCGCTCGCACTCGCGCACGCGGAAGTCACCGGTTCGGACGCCGTGTTCACGGGCGCGAATGCGGTGGACTATTCGGGCTATCCCGATTGCCGCCCGGAGTACCTCGCCGCGTTCGAAGCGATGGCGAACCTCGCGACCAAGCGCGCAGTGGAAGGCTCGCCCATCGCGATCCGCGCGCCGATCGTCCGGCTCTCCAAGGCCGACATCGTGCGGCGGGGCCACGAGCTGGGCGTGGACTTCGCGCTCACCGTTTCGTGCTACAACGCCGATGCGGCGGGCCGTGCTTGCGCGCAATGCGACGCGTGCCGATTCCGCCGCGAAGGCTTCGCCACCGCGGGGCTGCCGGATCCGACGCGCTATCAACCGGGAGTGACCTGA